The DNA window TTTCCAGATAATCATGGATTTAAGCCAACATCTTGATTGTTGGtcatttggtgttttgtttaattttagattaaTTAAGTCTTGGCTTTCAGAATATGAATTTCTTATAGTCAAACTGAGACGATAAACACAATCTTTAAAGCTTATAAGACATGATGACAAGCTGCAAACCACTCTGGCTCTATTTAGGATGGCAGATTATATGCCTTCGAACTACATCAATCATTACGGTAaccctccatccctctctgcGCTCACTGCCACCCAGCGGCTAACGTCAGTACGTCACTGCAGCACAGTGAGCTGATCAAGGGTAGAGACACCTGCCTTCAGCAGCACAGCGTGAGTGAGTAGCCAAAAGTTTCTACAACTTATTTTTGATACGTAATAAACTAATATAAGTCATTTACAGATATTAAGACGTTCATGTTCACTGTCTCCGCTGTGGTGCGTCTACAACCAACTAACTGTTGCGTGAGGTTATTTTCCTCTTTAATAATAAATGTGCATTACTCCACTCTGTTGGTTTTGGTTACCTCAGCTCGCGACAAGGCTCCAAAACTGTACGCATGTAAGCGATTTGTTTAACTGTAGGCTGCACAGCTGAGTTTTGGTCAAACTTTTAGCTACGATAATCTGACTTCAACAAGAGCTGTCACTGTGCTTACAACTAACATATGTTTAAATACTCAGACGGTGGGAAGTTAACACAGTACATGTTGGACCTTTTTGAGTGTGACTGACAGTTTTATAGCCTGCAACATGTTCTAAACTGACTTTCCCTGACTGTGGGAGAGACTCCACCTTGCTTCACACACCGACCTTGCTAAATAGTGTGTTAGGTGTGTGAGTTTATTTGACCTTTGGCATGGCTGTTGGCTGATTGACATACTAAAATCCTTAACATGTAATGTTTACATAGTCTCTTATCTTGGATCCCAGTATATCTCCTATCTTGTAGAGAAGTTTAGATCCTCAGCAAGATGCTTTACTAGCAATTATCAgtacaaactgttttttaagcactggTTTTATACCTTCATAGATTACATGACTGCAGAGATAGGAAGGAGAGGCTATATTTCATTAAACACTGACACAGATTTCAATTTAGTGTTCACCTTCGCCTGAAGACAGAAATATCCGTGcttctatttctattttaatGAAACCATGTATGATTTATGCTGATACAAATGTCATCCAGTGTTTGCATCTGtcataaatcagtgttttatgaACGTTTATGGAGATACTGAGGCTTATTTTTCCACGCAGTTCTTAGGAGTCAAATTTGTTTGCAATTGTGGCATTTCTGAAAATGCAAACAACTGCAAATGATTCATTTGCATCTCTTCTCCCCTGGCTATCCTCCCTCCCCTTCGAGTACACAGAAACTCTTCTCACATGACACCATCCTGTTTTTTACCTTCCGCACATCCTGGTGCAAAGTCATCCGCGCTACAAACAGTGACAGCAtcatatttatttaagttttccTCCTCTAAATAAACAGTGACGGCCACTGGTTGTGCTGCATGAAATATGTGTATTGCTCTGCTTAggaacattaacatttttttttatagaaatgTGTAAAATAACATGCCACATTATGTTGGATAGTTCAAACAGCTATAAAATCTTACTGAGTGTAGAGACGTCTGACACATGATCACAGCAGCTGTAGATAATGTGCACAGTCACAGCTTAGTTTGCTCTGCACCTCATGTTTGACAAGGGAGGACCTGCAGGGCCAGCTTCTCACAATATCTTACAGCACTTAGAGAGAAGATCCAAAGTgtcttttaattcattttagtTCAACAAGAAAGTAAAAGTGAGTATCTCTAATTAAGCCTCAGACTGATAGTATCTAGAATTAAATAACTCAGTTAGAATACTGTGAGACGTctaatgattgttttttttttatcattgatTACACTCGCCTGTCATTCTTACAAttggtttggtttgtaaaaTGACGAAACTGTTAAAATATccaccaactaatttgataatcgaTTAATGAGTTTGTCATCAATCACTTTTTAagtctgattccagcttcttaaatgtgaatattttctggtttatttacttttctatgacagtaaactgaatatctttgggttgtggacaaaacaagacatctgaggacgtcatcttggacactgacaaacactgactgacgttactcaccattttctgtgtgtttgtagacCAAACCACTTatcaattatttattcattttccataaccgctcaTCCTGTTAAGGgtcgtggggggctggagcctatcccagctgacataggGCGAGAGgcgggtacaccctggacaggtcgccagactatcacagggctaatgcagaagggctcccccaccccggggttcgaaccaggaaccctcttgttgtgaggtgacaatgctaaccattgCATCACCGTGCTGCCCTACTAGCCCTCATGGGTTTCGGGTTTCTGATAACTGCGTGCATCCCCTGAGGTCAGCGCTTGTTGGCATGTATTAGCTCTAGAATTGCCAGTTATCCAAGTAATGTTGGAGAAATCAGAGGAACcactaatcgattaattgagaaaaatATCAACAGGTTAAtggacaatgaaaataatcgttagttgcagccctaatcacAACCTCCACATTAACCCCGTCCACGTAAATATTTCCTTTTGTTCGACAATAAGTCCAAAATTCAAAGATACTCAGTTTACAGTGATACATGACAAAGAAGAGCAGGAAATCCTCACATGTGAGAGGCTGGAATCAGCAGCTGGTTGGGATTCTTTTCACTATTTATGgttaaaaaatgactgaaatgttcaatcagttatcaaaacagttgcatattatttttctgtcaatcCACTAATCGCTTATTTTGCAAATTCTCATGACTCCCGGACAAACAGAGTAAAGCATTCCACACCAAATGACAACCCAAGAGATCAGCTTGTATATAATACAAAATGAAACGCACACTGACTCTACGCCCATGCTCTGTGCAGTAATGTCTAAGTGGCTGAATGATGGTGAGGTGCTGGTGGGTCAAGGCAGTGGGGAGGCAGTACCAGTGAGCCCCAGAACGCGGGGCCTACCAGCTGGGAGCCCCAGGCCAGGCCGGGGTGCACGTAGTCCACTGGCTTCACCCACCACCCGGGAGGCAGTGCCAGGAAGCCCGCAGGCAGAGACCATGGGCAAGGCCAAGGAGCTGTTTGTGCTGTGTGACAAAGAGGGGAAAGGGTTCATCACAAAGCGGGATATGCAGGTGAGCAGCCGATGTGGTAGAATAACAAGAATTTGGGTTGAATGTAGAGTCTTGAACTTTCCATTTTCTTCTGTCCAGAGGCTACAGGTGGAGTTGCCACTGTCCCCTGAACAGCTGGAGACGGTGTTTGAGAGTCTGGACCGAGAAAGCAATGGATTCCTTACTCCTGCTGAGTTCAACGCAGGACTGGGTGAGTGCTTTGAGAACTGTATCCAATATGATGTCTTTGTGGAAAGCTACTGTTCTTTCACAAGCATCCGCCACACACTTTAAACCCTTCTCCTCtgcgtctctctctgtctgtgctgcagGTGAGTTTGTGGGACTGGATGACACGACTGAGCTGAGTCAAGACAAAGCAGAGGAGGACACAGACCAGGTGGACTGCTCCCAGGACCCCCCTGCAGTTAGATTTGCGAACATACTGATGGAGCTGGGCGCCGACAAACTCTTCAAAGAGTAAGATCACTGTCACAAAATCACTGCCTCTGAGATTTCCTCATGATTTCTTTCGTAGCAACAATACAGCACCATCTGTGATCAATTTAAAGGCACATTCAGCTCAAACTAATGCTAAATACAGTGGACAAAATAGTAGTCACACCTGTCAGAATACTGCAGTAcaacaaaactgaacattatatCTTCATGAAGGCAGGATTCACTGCAGGactgttgtattagactgcTTAGTTTTAGCCTGATGTACCTAACAAACTGGCCACTGAATGTAGGCTGTATCGTCAAAATATTTGTAGAGGGGAGGTTTAGGTGGTTCGCATACTACTTACAATTGAACTACTGAGATTTGGAACATTTAGCACACGTGTGAAGCATCCATTTGTTGTATTCATGTGATATATAGCAGTGTTTGCATATTTACTAGAAGCTGAAGGACAGTGCGGCGTTGTTTGGATTGATTTGAATATATCAGTATGCTTTGAATATATCTATATTATTCTCccttaaacaaactaaaaaaaacaactaaaaaatagTTAAAAATTAGTTTCTTGGGCAAAAGATTCAAATCTTTGCTGCCCTACAAAGTTACTATCctgacactgaaacactgaaactgAGTTTTTTGACTGTTCAGCCAAATGTGTTACAGGTAGAAAAGTTAATGTTAaatgataaaacatttttcaaggaGTATGTGCAGGTTAACAAGCGCTTTGaatggtcagaagactagaggaGCAGTaaacaagtgcagtccattaaCTATTTACCATCTACATCACTGACCTTACTATGGTCATTGTCTCATTATCAGAGATGTTGGCATCATCCTCATTCTCTTGTTCACTATTCGACGTAATATGCTCATTGCAGTTTTCATTGGCTCGATAGAATCACAAATCTCCTGGGAACCTGAGGTAGAGCGCAGTAACTACTTAAACTGCGGTTTGCCTTGGGTTTTGGTTGGATTTTGTTGTTACTGCAATTTTTACACCTGATTTTCTCTAGAACAGAACAACATTGAACCAGGAAGTGTTTCACAAGATAAAGCAGATAACCAAAGGTTTAATTTCAGTCATTACTGTGGTTAGCCTCTGTAGGGCAGCCTGAGCTCGGTGCACACATACTGTTTAAATACAGTTTGGGGTTAAAATTCAGAAccttttgtgatgtaaatgagTCATGTTGTGCTGCGGTCACTTTAACAGCTGTGTGTTGTGGTGTCAGTCAGCAGGAGCTGTCTTCTCTGTGGTGTGAACTCCAGAGGGATAGACCAGAGCTGCTGAGCGTCCTGGACAACATCCTGATCCACGCAGTGTCCCAGTTACAGGACtccatcagagagagagacagtctgGAACAAGCTCTACGCAGGTCACAACTTCCTCCCACTGGCCTTTATGTGTGGAGCAACTCATTATACCCCATTCAAATGTGAGTTTTCTAAAATCGTTTAACTGTAGTTTTTCTGTTTTAGACGGGAGAGCGAACATGATCAGGTTGTTCGGTCCATATATGAAGAAATGGAAAACCAgatcagagaggagagagagaaacggCTGTCTCAGGTACAGACGTGTGCTACTTAGTAAAGCCTTTGTGCCATTTAACAAAAGTGATCCTCATAACAGCATTTCATGAATTTATTGTGAAATCAAGGACGGTGTTagacagaagcagagagagCAACAACTTGGGGAGGAGCTGAAGATGAGGGAGCAAGAGCTGGAGAACACACTGGCCAAACAGAAGGAGGTAGGCCCACATGTAGCACTGCTGTTATTTATCAAGAGTTTTAGTTTAATGATCGAATCAACAGGACCTGTCTTCATCCTAAGCTGGAGATCAGATTCCGGCAGCTGAGCTTTGAACAGGCAAACATCAAGGAGCAGAATCAGCAGCTACGGAGCCTCAACATCCAGCTACAGGAGCAGgtggagagcagcagagagcagctgcAGGCCACTCTGGGTCAGCTCagcctgctgcagctcagcGCCGCCCAGGAACAAGTGGACAGACAGAGGTGAGAGCACATACACTGTCTCTTCTTGTGGTAAATTATTTTTACTACTAATGATAATggttatcattttatttcattggcACATCTcgaaacagagagaaatgtttGACTGCTTTGCTCCAAAACAAAATCTTCACACGTTGGAATCACGTTTTCTTCTCGCTGCCAGTTAAACGAGCTGCAGGCTGTTTTTCTGATCAAGACCAGAAAAAAGTTACTAAAGCCAATGTgagattaatttaaaaacatgcaaaacttTTTCAGGTCAGACAAGTTTAAAAATCCTCAAATGTGgagaaaatatgaaacaataatTCAGACTTGTTTTCTCAGTTGAGAGTAAATGACTTCTATGTCACTGGCAGCTGATCTGATCATATTTGCAAGAAtaccaggtgttttttttttttttttttaaggagacAGCTGGCATAATTCTGTATTTTTTGTCAACCAGtctcatgaaaagaccaaagcAACAGCAAGTTAGTCTGTCTCTCAGTTACTCACTGACTTCTTTGTCACGTATGTAGCGCTTAGACCAAAAAACGTTCATCCCTAAACACGAGGAAATAAATATCTACAAACAGCTCTCAACTGTATagtttcagttttaaaaaaaggttgttAAGCAGTAACATAAAACAGCTGGGCGCTATAATTTTAGCAAACATCACCCAAACAGAAGTAAATTGATGGAATGAATTAAGTATAAGTGtattgttggggactattttctgtcatggattaaagctggggtaggcaaaaatctggaaaaggcaaaatAAATTTACTCACTTACTTATCCTCTGTGTCCCGGCTGGGGCATAAGGCCCCTCCCGGGCTGCTACCTTGACGTGCTGGGGAGGCTTGCGTGTCTCAAAGATCCTGTGAGCCATACCGGCGGGGGCTTAAGGCCCCTGGCAGGTCTAACCAAGCCGGGCAGGTCATGGGGGAGGGTCCAGACAAAAAGCAGCACTGGTCCTCCAGGTTGGGGGTTGAGCGTGGGGCAAACAACCTCACCTCGGAAAACAGCAAGTGTTACAGAAACTgcaagcaaaataaataaataaattaaaaagccAAAATTTGACAAAACACCCTCCTTCAGCAGCCCCACCCCcgccctctctgtcctaagcccctcccactgGACAACCAGGGGCAAATATATGCATGTGCTtaatacagtaacccagtgtttcctatacattcatttatttaatcttattttattgtacaGTTTCACGCAGCTCATTCGCTCAGTTCCTCCTTGCCCTGCACTCTtcttctgtttatcagaccacataTCAGACAAGACTTAGCAAATGTTAGCCACACCACGGTCCCTTCGCCTTGCTCCTGccgctgtggactgcttccctgGCAGCAGCTTGGGACTCAGACCTTAAGCTGTAGCGGCTTGAATTTGGCCAGCCCAAACACCCCTGATGGTGGGTGTCAGAGTGCTCAGAGCAACAGTTTGGTCATGttgcagatgtgtttttaataatcTGTAACACAAAGAAATAAGCTCTATCAGGCTTTGGCTACACAGGCAATACTGAGAAGGATCGATGAATAATtgctggttttggtcttttcctTGGATTTCTTGACAATAAAAGAAATATAGAACAAATTTTAACAATCTTTTGTTTGCTTCACTGTAGGAATGTGATGAAGGTGTCGAGGAACATGCAGAAAGAGAAGGACAGTCTCCTGAGACAACTGGAGCTGTTGAGGTGAGgctttactgctgctgtttcCACCTCTCACCTCTCTACACATCAGCCTGTGTGATGTTGTTTCTGAGtgattttctctctttgtgtcagggATATGAACAAGCGGCTGCGAGATGAGAAAGACGCCCAACAGTCTCAGAGGATGGTTAGTCACAGACGCACTGTCCGTCCTCCTCTGCCATTAACTTATTACCTCAGTGAAGACCTTTGTACCCCATGGACTCAGCCGATTTATCCAACCTAAGCTAAGTCTTGGATTGGCTTCATCTTTACTCCATCCTCTGGACAATGATTATTTATATGGGCAGCTGTTATTGTTGGTTATTGATTGAGCATGTGTTCATTGACCCCGTTTGGGATTTTTGCGACATcagggatgtttttttttttctcttgtagCTCAGTGAAGTGAAGGATTTTGTTGAAGAGACATTTATTCTGTCTGTGTCAGCTTGAAGAAAAGagtgttttacatgtttataaATGATACTGTACATTGCACTATTATGCAGGTGAACTAAAGAGGGTCAGTATTTACCAAACTAATACAGatttttattactgttttattactttttattacatttataaaaTGCTAATCTATTAGCAGGTTCCCCTTCATCCCACCCATGTTCATATGTGCCAGTGGCtaagttttgtattttatttgaacTTCCAAGAATCACTCTTCATTTAAGTTTCTCAACAAAGAATACAAATATTTATTCAAGAAACCACATTGACCGTAACACAATGAACACGTtgtttatttcctgtttgttttttttttgtcttgccATATAATTTATAATCAAACAAAGTGTATTGCTTACAAATAATTATGATGTTAAACATCTTTGCAGCAGAATAAATGTCACTACTGGACTGAATTCTTGCTTTTTAAACCTATTTAATCTGCCTGTGTGAAGCTATAAGTATTACTACGATGTTACATAATGTTCCTAGGAAACACATATATTTATAGTAGAAAAAACAGATATTAAAAAATCTTAATTCTATTCATTTCTTCTGCCTCACTTTCCACAAAAACCCTTTAGAGTCCAAATGTCACAAAGCCTTTGCAGAAGAAAGGGTCAATCATAGGTAACTACATACAGCAGGAGAAGCCGTTGAAAAGGTTTGTATGACTAAACACATCTGATAGCACATTTACCACGACACAAACTGCCTGAGGAAGCAACTAATTCTGTGTATTCGTTGATTCTGAAGACAGCTGAGCACATCCGATGAGTTGAAGCAGGACAAAGACACAGAGCTGACAAATTCATCCAAGCGACACCAACCGTCACGTAGAGTCAGGTGTGAAAATGTTGAACAGGTGCAAACAACTCAGGTAGGGAacatattaaatttacaaatacATGAATCCCAAATACATCCATTTTATAACAGCTGAAGCAGCTAGAGACATTTTTAATAATGGAAATATTTGAGGCTTTTGTTCTTTGCACACGCAAATGCAGCACTAGATTGTATGTGCATCCTcttaaatgcaaaaaaacaaaaacaactgatgtCAAAATGTTAAGTTTGGTGGCTTTACCTGAATTTTAGAGCACACTTGTCAGTCCTCAGCAAGTGTTCAAGGTGGTATTCCTGGGTAACTCAGGGGTGGGTAAGAGCTCCTTCATCCAGCACTACTGCACGGGACACTTCTCCAGTAAAATGAGCGCCACTGTGGGTAAgctttacttttgttatcactctttcacatttattaaaatgctccTGAGTGTTGTTATAAGTAGTGTCTGATACTCTAGGTCTCTGTTGCTTCCAGCTATAGACTTCCAGATGAAGACTTTAAGTCTGGGTGGCATCACCATCGCACTGCAGCTGTGGGACACTGCAGGACAGGAGAGGTCAGATGGAACACAGCGTATTCACGTTTACAATTCGTGCTCTTTTTCTGACCATACGTATTTTACGCCACACCATTTgagctgtaaaatctcttttttGCCACTTGATAACtcagtttaacattttttttaagcataGAATGCGATTTCTCAAGAACGCCCTGAAGgagtttctttaaatttggcacaaatgtcccctTGAACTCTGATTACAccttgatggtcaaaggtcaaggttgctgtggcctcacaaaacattttttgggccataactcaggaatctacacgctaattatgacagcatttctcacaaatgtctaacaggataagatGATGtcttgatgacattttgtatccaaaaggtcaaagttcaacttcattgtgacatcataatgttctgaaaatacacttctctggccattattcaatgtcgtatctcaggaacagaagaaaCAGATACTGAATTTGTATCTCTAATCTTTGGTGCCCTgcttaaaactgtgctgattgtatagatcttcagTGCTGCACAGTTTAAGATGTGTGTTAAGCATCAGTGTTTCCACAGACATGAtcgtaaactgtaactgcatcTTGGCTGATTTTCAAAGGCATACAACAGCGAAGCAGTAATTCTGATTTTTCTCATTCCTTTCACTCATGTCTGTTCAGATTTCGCAGCATCACTGAGCAGTACTACCGCAAAGCTGACGGCATCCTTGCGATGTATGACATCACTCAAGCCTCCTCCTTTGCCGCTGTGAGAGGGTGGATGGACTCTGTGAAGGTGAGCAGGTGGAGACGTCATGGAGGGTTGGAtggaaaaacatgcaaaacagtTTGTCCTAATTTGATTACAGATGCAGGTCATTGACACTAATGCCACCTGGGTGACGAATCTCAACTCTGATTTGTCTtgttgttttggggggttattTTTGTCTGATGTCTGTTGAACATGTCGTAGCTTTCCTCCCcattaatgtattttttcttcACACTAGTAAGAGCGTAAGAGCCATTTATCTGTTTGcctctgtttatttttatttttttttatataatatacTTTTTGTACACTGGGTGGCAGTTACCTGTAATGAAACTGCTTTTATAAAAGGAAGGTAATCGCAGCCAGCTGTGTTACATGCCAGAAGGACATAGTTTTTTGACCATGGCCttgcatgggtggattatgagacaatgggcccctgggcagaGACATGCAAAAGTGTCTCTGTGCAGTTCCTTTGCTTCTCATTGTGGTCttgatgtgtctgtgtgcggtcattttgagtcttcctgactgatatgtgttaatttgagtgacagttTGCAGGTGCAGACCGGGGAGGGGGGTTGACACTTGGGGCTCCTGGACATGTGCCCAGTAGGcacgttcagtaatccatccatgtgtcCATGGCATCTACAGGTTGCCTGCCAGTAACCTAAATTTAGTTAGGCTACCAAATTGTAGCTGTACCTAAGTCCAAGAAAGGTTGTAAATATTTGTGAGTGATAAATGGAGTGGCAAATAGCAAAGGTAAGAGCCTGCGGACATTTTGGTTTGTGTGTTACAGCTGATGCCTGTGGCACACGTCAGTTAAATTCACCAACACTGCAGAACCAGTGACTTAacggtccagtgtgcaggatttagctCATAGCTATgttttttcattagtgtataatcaggAGTGGGACTGGTtatggttagggtaagaatatcaaggtaagccaatcagaggcagagcaagGTCATGCTTTCGCCATCCTGGGTAATGCAAATTCACAAACGGGTTCTCCTCATACAGATGTTGAACACATGTTGTtatacagtagcccagagcagacaatctgaacactggctctagatagggctgttcatgtttttgtggcagctgctgtagttctcctacacactttgCACACAGGAAGTTTTAGGTCTGcagcctcactgctagatgccactaaactctacacactggacctttaatgaaaAGCCACTTTAAGGAAACCTGTTGAATGTGTGTCCCAGGAGAAGATGTGTGAGGGTGCGGTACTGATGCTGCTGGCCAACAAGCTGGACATGGCAGACAGGCATAGCAGAGAGGTGACAACAAGTGAGGGGCAGAGACTAGCAGAGGTGAGGCACATTTGAATATTCAAAGTACTTTTTGCAGAGATTTACTCACACTGCTAAGGAAGATCAcctgaaataaattaaatgtttattttttggtttctACAGCAGCACCAAGCTTTGTTTTATGAGTGCAGTGCCAGAACTGGACGTAACGTGGAGGAGCTGATGACTTATCTGGCTGGGTATGGCAtcttatttctttgttttataacaTTCACATTGGGATCCTGCagtatttttggcattttgttgATGCACTGAATATGTCACTGTAGCCGAAATACACTCAGTTACCAGTTTGTGTGCAGTCTAATACAACCCCATGGCGGGGGGACTAATGTCTACTTTATCTACTTTAACACTGTGACTGTTAAACAAATTAAGTGCATAATATAATCCATTTGACCAATGTAATAGTTCtattacattttgtttctgaaatCCACCCTTCTGCTGGGGTCAGGATAATCCTGATTTTTTGGATCAAAGGCATCCTGATCCTACTAAAAAGTTTGgaacaacacatttttaaggTTTGATCCAGATCAAAACCAGAACTAGATAATGTGATCTAatccagtggttctcaaatggtgttcTGTGGCACACTAATGTGCCGTAATAccaatccaggtgtgccgtggccgtgggattttgtgataaccacacattagccTATTGTTCCAATATTTAACTTGGCCTGTACAAAAGGTTATCAATGAATTTTTAAATGACTGTATCAGTGTGTTGTGCGCACCCATTTCCCAATAAAAAGGCAAActctaaataaaaatatatatatataatttaattcaatttaaacaTAAGAATGTTTGTGCATGGGAATTtcaagtgtgtgacacatttaaagccctgattggcagccagtgtgaggaaTGACAACAACTAAAAGGAGAAAGCcgtgagtgggacaatggatcacTTTAAtgtacggagcaaattacaacaaagcaccagcaaaGATGACCTaccaccaaaagaaaagaaagtagaGTAGAAGTAGACAGTATCACGAAAGCTActtgtcttatttttttttatttttattgtcttatgtcataataagagtgataacacacataGAAGCTATTgtggtgtgccttgagattttggcttgccctttggtgtgcccTTTGGCACAAAAAGCTTTAAAACCACTGATCTAATCCAATATCAGAATCCCAAACAACCCATTTCAAGATCTGATCCAATTTAAAAGCTGAAATCTAATCAGATTACTTCTGAACAACTGGGCCCAGGGTGACGTATTCAGCTTGTTTTGTCTGGCAAAAGCAGAAAAGTAGCAAATCATCATGACTGAGGccctgaaattaaaaaatgtttgttgaCCATTCATTCACGTGAGTTACTAATCGATTTATCAACTTATTGTTTCAGCACCATTTCTCATATTTagtctactgtcatggctataGAAGTGATGCACCTGATAAACTGGCATCTGAGTGTAATTCATCTCACAGCTAAGATGACACCAGGCAGCAGTTAACTGTTATTCTCAAATGTGGTTTGTGCTGCACAATGATTCAAACATCTTCTGCATCATAGGATGTTGGTCTCCCAGCATGATCGACAGCGTGAAGAAGCACTTTTACTGACTGAGGACATGCCAAAAAGAGGCTGCTGTGCATAAACAGACAACAGAAGGCTTTTGAAAAGACTTGAAAAGGCCGAAGTCATGAGGTCACTTAAATCATTTCATGAcacaaactgtgtttttttttctctgaacacGTTGACTGAACAGTATGTGCAATGTTTGTATATAATCcatacaataaaatatatttttgatgaCCACTTTGTTGTcatagtcttttttttatttgaacaaCATCTTACAAGCTGCACGTTTCCTTTAGAGCTCATATGTGTGAGAAACCAGCTGGGGGCAGCCATGTCCTCCATATAGCCTGTGTGTGGAGGGGCGAGCTGCCTGTTGTGCCAAAAGAGGACAGACGCTCAGACGCTTGAGTAGGAGGCTCTGGTCTGAGTGTCAACTAACACTGTTGCAGTTAACCTTCAGAGAACAGCAGCACGTTGACACTGGGGTTGGTGCGATCTGGGAAGACGTTACCCCGATAATCTACATCCTTCACAGCCCACCATCTAAAATCAGGTAGGAGTATTTTAATCTCAGCGGAAAGGGAGAGCAGTTTT is part of the Epinephelus lanceolatus isolate andai-2023 chromosome 5, ASM4190304v1, whole genome shotgun sequence genome and encodes:
- the cracr2b gene encoding EF-hand calcium-binding domain-containing protein 4A, whose amino-acid sequence is MSKWLNDGEVLVGQGSGEAVPVSPRTRGLPAGSPRPGRGARSPLASPTTREAVPGSPQAETMGKAKELFVLCDKEGKGFITKRDMQRLQVELPLSPEQLETVFESLDRESNGFLTPAEFNAGLGEFVGLDDTTELSQDKAEEDTDQVDCSQDPPAVRFANILMELGADKLFKDQQELSSLWCELQRDRPELLSVLDNILIHAVSQLQDSIRERDSLEQALRRRESEHDQVVRSIYEEMENQIREEREKRLSQDGVRQKQREQQLGEELKMREQELENTLAKQKELEIRFRQLSFEQANIKEQNQQLRSLNIQLQEQVESSREQLQATLGQLSLLQLSAAQEQVDRQRNVMKVSRNMQKEKDSLLRQLELLRDMNKRLRDEKDAQQSQRMSPNVTKPLQKKGSIIGNYIQQEKPLKRQLSTSDELKQDKDTELTNSSKRHQPSRRVRCENVEQVQTTQSTLVSPQQVFKVVFLGNSGVGKSSFIQHYCTGHFSSKMSATVAIDFQMKTLSLGGITIALQLWDTAGQERFRSITEQYYRKADGILAMYDITQASSFAAVRGWMDSVKEKMCEGAVLMLLANKLDMADRHSREVTTSEGQRLAEQHQALFYECSARTGRNVEELMTYLAGMLVSQHDRQREEALLLTEDMPKRGCCA